Proteins encoded together in one Ictidomys tridecemlineatus isolate mIctTri1 chromosome 3, mIctTri1.hap1, whole genome shotgun sequence window:
- the LOC144375787 gene encoding C-C motif chemokine 3-like 1 yields the protein MQVSTAALAVLLCTMALCDQVVSAPLGADTPTACCFSYVARQIQRKFIEDYFETSSQCSQPGVIFLTKRGRQVCADPNENWVQEYITDLELNA from the exons ATGCAGGTCTCCACGGCTGCTCTTGCTGTCCTCCTCTGTACCATGGCTCTCTGCGACCAGGTCGTCTCCGCACCAT TGGGTGCTGACACCCCGACGGCCTGCTGCTTCTCCTACGTGGCCCGGCAGATTCAACGCAAATTCATAGAGGACTATTTTGAGACCAGCAGCCAGTGCTCCCAGCCAGGTGTCAT CTTCCTAACCAAGAGAGGCCGGCAGGTGTGTGCTGACCCCAATGAGAACTGGGTCCAGGAATACATCACCGACCTGGAGCTGAATGCCTGA